In Burkholderiales bacterium, the following proteins share a genomic window:
- a CDS encoding FAD-dependent oxidoreductase produces the protein MDSLNSKEPGVYEADVVIIGFGSAGGCAAIEAKDAGAEVVILEKQPEDSHYSNTRMSGGGFHSPDPSGDFDSLKAYAKAMFSGDNLPGKLEGDQSEFADELAEIWARHSPQNADFMRGLDPGFKAVISASAAFPEFPGAAKSGYACVRSTYTGQYDEDALKGRTKDTAKSEKQSGEAFHACMLTGVQSRGIPIHYGVSAKELVTDASGAVVGVTAERNGQPVTYRARRAVIIASGGYEYNARMRKAFLDGPGMEGWAFYGSPANTGDGIRMAMRVGAALSRVGSIAGRVICAVPERRHGLRIGMNTSGVGKPNEIVVDNHGRRYASERRITKDPSRYIFYKEAMLFDTRTLSYPRIPSWMVFDSVMMKRGPVVSVAAAAYNGVDWGEDNRKALEKGYILEGRTLEELAENIRKHKDNKEKMDTAALIEAVEKWNRYCADQHDPDFEREVGTMGPVAEPPFYAIPLYPGGPNTKGGLRADAQRHVLDWDDQPIPRLYAAGEICSVFQFVYQGGGNLAEGITFGRIAGRNAAAERDVSRAVSVGA, from the coding sequence ATGGACAGCCTCAACTCCAAAGAACCCGGCGTCTACGAAGCCGATGTCGTCATCATCGGTTTCGGCTCCGCGGGCGGCTGCGCCGCGATCGAAGCGAAGGACGCCGGCGCCGAGGTCGTCATCCTGGAAAAGCAGCCCGAAGACTCTCACTACTCCAACACGCGCATGAGCGGCGGCGGCTTTCACAGCCCCGATCCTTCCGGCGATTTCGATTCGCTCAAGGCGTACGCCAAAGCGATGTTCAGCGGGGACAACCTGCCGGGCAAGCTCGAAGGCGACCAGAGCGAGTTCGCCGACGAGCTCGCCGAGATCTGGGCGCGCCACTCGCCGCAGAACGCCGATTTCATGCGCGGCCTCGACCCGGGATTCAAGGCGGTGATCTCCGCGAGCGCCGCTTTCCCCGAGTTCCCCGGTGCGGCGAAATCGGGCTATGCGTGCGTGCGCAGCACCTACACCGGCCAGTACGACGAGGACGCGCTCAAAGGCCGCACCAAGGACACCGCGAAATCGGAGAAGCAGTCCGGCGAAGCTTTCCACGCGTGCATGCTGACCGGCGTGCAGTCGCGCGGCATCCCGATCCACTACGGCGTGTCGGCGAAAGAGCTCGTCACCGACGCGAGCGGAGCGGTCGTCGGTGTGACCGCCGAGCGCAACGGCCAGCCCGTCACCTATCGCGCGCGCCGTGCGGTCATCATCGCGAGCGGCGGCTACGAATACAACGCGCGCATGCGCAAGGCCTTCCTCGACGGTCCCGGCATGGAAGGCTGGGCGTTCTACGGCTCCCCCGCCAACACCGGCGACGGCATTCGCATGGCGATGCGCGTCGGCGCGGCGCTGTCGCGCGTCGGCAGCATCGCGGGGCGCGTGATCTGCGCGGTGCCCGAGCGCCGTCACGGCCTGCGCATCGGCATGAACACCTCCGGCGTGGGCAAGCCCAACGAGATCGTCGTCGACAATCACGGCCGCCGCTACGCCTCGGAGCGCCGCATCACCAAGGACCCGAGCCGCTACATCTTCTACAAGGAGGCGATGCTCTTCGACACCCGGACGCTCAGCTATCCGCGCATCCCGTCGTGGATGGTGTTCGACTCGGTCATGATGAAGCGCGGCCCGGTGGTCAGCGTCGCCGCCGCGGCTTACAACGGCGTCGACTGGGGCGAGGACAACCGCAAGGCGCTGGAGAAAGGCTACATCCTCGAAGGCAGGACGCTCGAAGAGCTCGCGGAGAACATCCGCAAGCACAAGGACAACAAGGAGAAGATGGACACCGCGGCGCTCATCGAAGCGGTTGAGAAGTGGAACCGTTACTGCGCCGACCAGCACGATCCCGATTTCGAGCGCGAAGTCGGGACGATGGGCCCGGTCGCCGAGCCGCCGTTCTACGCGATCCCGCTCTATCCGGGCGGCCCCAACACCAAGGGCGGCCTGCGCGCCGACGCGCAGCGGCACGTGCTCGACTGGGACGACCAGCCGATCCCGCGGCTGTACGCGGCGGGCGAGATCTGCTCGGTGTTCCAGTTCGTCTACCAGGGCGGCGGCAATCTCGCCGAAGGCATCACGTTCGGCCGCATCGCGGGGCGCAACGCCGCGGCGGAGCGCGACGTGTCACGAGCGGTGAGCGTCGGCGCATGA
- a CDS encoding SDR family oxidoreductase translates to MKLDLTGKSAIVAGGSRGIGRSIALTFAEAGANVSICARGEKAMRETEGELRRFGHEAHAMTCDLGNPEAVQRYVTAAAEALQGVDVLVNNASVFGHSDDEDGWAASIAVDLLAPVRASRAALPWLEKSQGTIIHISSIAGLKQSARTPPYGAVKAAIIQYTRTQAAELASRRIRVNCIAPGSVEFPGGNWEKRKTSDPEVYQSALRRIRFGRMGTPQEIANVALFLASAAASWVTGQTIAVDGGQTLT, encoded by the coding sequence ATGAAACTCGACCTCACAGGCAAAAGCGCCATCGTCGCCGGCGGCTCGCGCGGCATCGGGCGCTCGATCGCGCTGACGTTCGCCGAAGCCGGCGCGAACGTGTCGATCTGCGCGCGCGGGGAAAAGGCGATGCGCGAGACCGAAGGCGAGCTGCGGCGTTTCGGGCACGAGGCGCACGCGATGACGTGCGACCTCGGCAATCCCGAAGCGGTGCAACGCTACGTCACGGCAGCGGCCGAAGCGCTTCAAGGCGTCGACGTGCTGGTGAACAATGCTTCGGTGTTCGGCCACAGCGACGACGAAGACGGGTGGGCGGCGAGCATCGCCGTCGACCTGCTCGCGCCGGTGCGCGCTTCGCGCGCGGCGCTGCCGTGGCTCGAGAAGTCGCAGGGCACGATCATCCACATCTCGTCGATCGCCGGGCTGAAGCAGAGCGCGCGCACGCCGCCCTACGGTGCGGTGAAGGCGGCGATCATCCAGTACACCAGGACACAGGCGGCGGAGCTCGCGTCCAGGCGCATCCGCGTGAACTGCATCGCGCCCGGCTCGGTCGAGTTTCCGGGCGGCAACTGGGAGAAGAGAAAGACCAGCGATCCCGAGGTGTACCAGTCCGCGCTGCGGCGCATCCGCTTCGGCCGCATGGGCACGCCGCAGGAGATCGCGAACGTGGCACTCTTCCTCGCAAGCGCCGCCGCGAGCTGGGTCACCGGCCAGACCATCGCGGTCGACGGCGGGCAGACGCTGACGTAG